A window from Aeromonas rivipollensis encodes these proteins:
- the truA gene encoding tRNA pseudouridine(38-40) synthase TruA, with translation MRIALGIEYDGSRYFGWQRQREVISVQAELEKALSRIANHPVSIQCAGRTDAGVHATGQVIHFDTEANRAEGAWTLGLNSNLPPDIAVRWVKEVDERFHARFSATARRYRYVIYNHNYRPAILGSGVSHYHETIDADLMHQAGQSLLGEHDFSTFRAIACQSNTPWRNVTHLCVSRSGPYIVLDIKANAFLHHMVRNITGSLLLVGQGLKPVEWIAEVLAARDRNLAGPTAKAGGLYLVDVDYPAEFALPQLPLGPLWLPDSAPGTTSF, from the coding sequence ATGCGAATTGCCCTAGGTATTGAATACGACGGCAGCCGGTATTTCGGCTGGCAGCGTCAGCGCGAAGTGATCAGCGTGCAGGCCGAACTGGAAAAAGCCCTCAGCCGCATCGCCAACCACCCCGTCTCCATCCAGTGCGCCGGTCGTACCGATGCCGGGGTGCACGCCACCGGTCAGGTGATCCATTTCGATACCGAGGCGAACCGCGCCGAGGGTGCCTGGACCCTGGGGCTCAACTCCAACCTGCCACCTGACATCGCCGTGCGCTGGGTCAAGGAGGTGGACGAGCGCTTCCATGCCCGCTTCAGCGCCACCGCCCGTCGCTACCGTTATGTCATCTACAACCATAACTATCGCCCGGCCATTCTCGGCAGCGGCGTCAGCCACTACCACGAGACCATAGACGCCGACCTGATGCACCAGGCGGGCCAGAGCCTGCTCGGGGAGCACGACTTCAGCACCTTCCGCGCCATCGCCTGCCAGTCCAACACCCCCTGGCGCAATGTGACCCACCTGTGCGTCAGCCGCTCCGGCCCCTACATAGTGCTCGACATCAAGGCCAACGCCTTCCTGCACCATATGGTGCGCAACATCACCGGCTCCCTGCTGCTGGTGGGGCAGGGCCTCAAACCCGTGGAGTGGATAGCCGAGGTGCTGGCGGCCAGGGATCGCAATCTGGCGGGGCCGACCGCCAAGGCGGGAGGGCTCTATCTGGTGGACGTGGATTACCCGGCCGAGTTTGCCCTGCCGCAGTTGCCGCTCGGCCCGCTGTGGCTGCCGGACTCGGCACCGGGTACGACCAGTTTTTAG
- the yccS gene encoding YccS family putative transporter — protein sequence MPMDFSSLLRRLLTDSHIYFALKVLLAILGLLAFALATGDIQLTVLLSLGVVAGAIAETDDSLWGRVKNLAMTLVCFLFASLCVQYLFPTPWLFALGLAGSTFIFVMVGALGQRYATISFGSLLIAIYTMLGAAKAPDLFYQPLALGAGALWYGLVSLVWLWLLPYKTLHEQLAQSYFALGRYLLEKSRFFPADEHGAQAIRHNLAQLNINLVNALNLTKTALNARLSTRHQAAPELAGLLRLYLLALEIQERATSSHYPYSRLEAELKQGIVLDGFQEVFLQLSEACQRLGYAILVHKPYAHHKRIHWTLEALGDQLEFTHLKQHYPKTLLTPMKFLRRNLASINELLASAEELQNPASPPTSLPPLARPASLPLLTLLKQHLTPNSMVFRHALRLSLGLVVGYGILQAFSLDKGYWILLTVLFVCQPSYSATRRRLVQRMLGTFAGILIGVPVLWLFPELHLQLGIMGLAAFLFFTQVRSNYSAAVCFITLYVLMAFNLLDGIGFAILGPRLLDTLLGCLLSYALVAWLWPDWQYKRLPTLIANSLSANARYLSAVLASLHRQRDESLDYRVARKCAHLADSELAMAWQSMLVEPSKRRRFLDLCFTLTWRNHALLSYISALGAHRDRLEPIEGLDEISRHISHTLERAAGHLAGEMPAQLEGSCPAIAPDSSEEQLMLTQQLTLISQLADELLMLANDGHLLTRQGNA from the coding sequence ATGCCCATGGATTTCTCAAGCCTGTTGCGCCGTCTGCTGACCGACAGCCACATCTACTTCGCCCTCAAGGTGCTGCTGGCCATCCTGGGGCTGCTCGCCTTCGCCCTGGCCACAGGTGACATCCAGCTCACAGTGCTGCTCTCCCTCGGGGTAGTGGCGGGGGCCATCGCCGAGACAGATGACAGCCTGTGGGGCCGGGTCAAGAACCTCGCCATGACGCTGGTCTGTTTCCTGTTTGCCTCCCTGTGCGTGCAGTACCTCTTCCCCACCCCCTGGCTGTTTGCCCTGGGGCTCGCGGGCTCCACCTTCATCTTCGTGATGGTGGGGGCGCTCGGTCAGCGCTACGCCACCATCAGCTTCGGCTCCCTGCTCATCGCCATCTACACCATGCTGGGAGCCGCCAAGGCGCCGGATCTCTTCTACCAGCCGCTGGCGCTCGGTGCCGGCGCCCTCTGGTACGGCCTGGTCTCTCTCGTCTGGCTCTGGCTGCTGCCCTACAAGACGCTGCACGAGCAGCTCGCCCAGAGCTATTTCGCCCTCGGCCGCTACCTGCTGGAAAAGTCCCGCTTCTTCCCGGCGGACGAGCACGGCGCCCAGGCCATTCGCCACAACCTGGCCCAGCTCAACATCAACCTGGTCAATGCCCTGAATCTGACCAAGACGGCGCTCAATGCCCGCCTCAGTACCCGCCATCAGGCGGCACCCGAGCTCGCCGGCCTGCTGCGGCTCTACCTGCTTGCACTGGAGATCCAGGAGCGGGCCACCTCCAGCCACTACCCCTACAGCCGGCTCGAGGCCGAGCTCAAGCAGGGCATAGTGCTCGACGGCTTCCAGGAAGTGTTCCTGCAGCTCTCTGAGGCGTGCCAGCGGCTCGGTTACGCCATCCTGGTGCACAAGCCCTATGCCCATCACAAGCGCATCCACTGGACCCTGGAGGCCCTTGGCGACCAGCTGGAGTTCACCCATCTCAAGCAGCACTATCCCAAGACCCTGCTGACGCCGATGAAGTTCCTGCGCCGCAACCTGGCCAGCATCAACGAGCTGCTGGCCAGCGCCGAGGAGCTGCAAAACCCCGCCTCGCCTCCCACCAGCCTGCCGCCCCTGGCGAGGCCTGCCTCCTTGCCGTTGCTGACCCTGCTCAAGCAGCACCTGACCCCGAACTCCATGGTGTTTCGCCACGCCCTGCGACTGTCGCTGGGCCTGGTGGTGGGTTACGGCATCCTGCAGGCATTCAGTCTGGACAAGGGCTACTGGATACTGCTGACGGTGCTCTTCGTCTGTCAGCCGAGCTACAGCGCCACCCGCCGCCGCCTGGTGCAGCGGATGCTCGGCACCTTCGCTGGCATCTTGATAGGCGTGCCCGTGCTCTGGCTCTTCCCCGAATTGCACCTGCAACTGGGGATCATGGGGCTGGCCGCCTTCCTGTTCTTCACCCAGGTGCGCAGCAACTACAGCGCCGCCGTCTGCTTCATCACCCTCTATGTGCTGATGGCGTTCAACCTGCTGGACGGCATCGGCTTCGCCATCCTGGGGCCGCGCCTGCTCGATACCCTGCTCGGCTGCCTGCTCTCCTACGCCCTGGTGGCCTGGCTCTGGCCGGACTGGCAATACAAGCGGCTGCCGACCCTGATTGCCAACTCCCTCTCCGCCAACGCCCGCTACCTGTCGGCTGTGCTCGCCAGCCTGCACCGCCAGCGCGACGAGTCCCTCGACTACCGGGTGGCCCGCAAGTGTGCCCACCTGGCCGACAGCGAGCTGGCCATGGCCTGGCAGAGCATGCTGGTGGAGCCGAGCAAGCGCCGCCGCTTCCTCGATCTCTGCTTCACCCTCACCTGGCGCAACCACGCCCTGCTCTCCTACATCTCGGCCCTAGGGGCACACCGTGACAGGCTGGAGCCCATAGAAGGCCTTGACGAGATCAGCCGCCACATCAGCCATACCCTGGAGCGGGCCGCCGGCCATCTGGCGGGGGAGATGCCGGCCCAGCTCGAGGGCTCATGCCCGGCCATCGCCCCGGACAGCAGCGAGGAGCAGCTGATGCTGACCCAGCAGCTCACCCTCATCAGCCAGCTGGCGGATGAACTGCTGATGCTGGCCAACGACGGCCATCTGCTCACCCGGCAAGGCAACGCCTGA
- the folC gene encoding bifunctional tetrahydrofolate synthase/dihydrofolate synthase encodes MSSHMQQSQSRSLVDWLSYLEQIHPVNIDMGLERVGAVARRMGLTQLPFKVITVAGTNGKGSSCAMAASILMAAGYKVGVYSSPHLLRFTERVRIDGAELSDSEHCAAFAEVEAARGEIALTFFEFATLAGLWLFCRAAPDVLLLEVGLGGRLDATNVVESDVAMITSIALDHCDWLGDTREAVAVEKAGVYRPGKPAISGEPNPPATIASEAQRLGACLRQVGRDFHGDEHSTGWDYHGLNHWLGLPKPALPLMNAVTVLAALESLGLPLAESAIREGLANARLAGRMQRLQSEPLVIVDVAHNPHSAAYLASQLRQIPGTGKRRAVVGMLKDKDMAGSLAELDGLIDQWFLASLTGPRAATAEQLAAALGDGQGPAATFDGVSAAYRAALAASSPDDMVIVFGSFYTVADVLAASA; translated from the coding sequence ATGAGTTCGCACATGCAACAATCTCAAAGCCGGTCGCTGGTCGACTGGCTTTCTTATTTGGAACAGATCCACCCGGTCAACATCGACATGGGGCTGGAGCGGGTCGGTGCCGTTGCCCGGCGCATGGGTCTCACCCAGTTGCCGTTCAAGGTGATCACGGTGGCGGGCACCAACGGCAAGGGTTCCTCCTGCGCCATGGCCGCCAGCATACTGATGGCCGCCGGTTACAAGGTAGGGGTCTACTCCTCGCCGCACCTGCTGCGCTTTACCGAGCGGGTGCGTATCGACGGTGCCGAGCTCTCTGACAGCGAGCACTGCGCCGCCTTTGCCGAGGTGGAAGCCGCTCGCGGCGAGATTGCTCTCACCTTCTTCGAGTTTGCCACCCTGGCGGGCCTGTGGCTCTTCTGCCGCGCCGCGCCCGATGTGCTGCTGCTGGAAGTGGGGCTGGGCGGCCGGCTCGACGCCACCAATGTGGTGGAGTCCGATGTGGCCATGATCACCTCCATCGCGCTCGATCACTGCGACTGGCTCGGGGATACCCGGGAAGCGGTAGCGGTGGAAAAAGCGGGTGTCTACCGCCCAGGCAAACCCGCCATCAGCGGCGAGCCCAACCCCCCTGCGACCATCGCCTCAGAGGCGCAGCGCCTCGGTGCCTGCCTTCGTCAGGTCGGCCGCGACTTCCACGGCGATGAGCACTCTACCGGTTGGGATTACCACGGCCTGAATCACTGGCTGGGGCTGCCCAAACCGGCCCTGCCGCTGATGAACGCGGTCACAGTGCTGGCGGCGCTGGAGTCCCTCGGCCTGCCATTGGCGGAGTCCGCCATCCGTGAAGGGCTGGCCAATGCCCGGCTGGCGGGGCGGATGCAGCGGCTGCAAAGCGAGCCGCTGGTCATCGTCGATGTGGCTCACAATCCCCATTCGGCGGCTTATCTGGCGAGCCAGCTGCGCCAGATCCCCGGCACAGGCAAGCGCCGCGCCGTGGTCGGCATGCTCAAAGACAAGGACATGGCGGGGTCGCTCGCCGAGCTCGATGGCCTCATCGACCAGTGGTTCCTGGCAAGTCTCACTGGTCCGCGCGCCGCCACTGCAGAGCAGCTTGCCGCCGCTCTCGGGGACGGGCAGGGCCCGGCGGCGACCTTTGACGGCGTGAGCGCGGCTTATCGGGCTGCCCTGGCCGCATCGAGTCCTGATGATATGGTCATCGTCTTTGGTTCGTTTTACACTGTCGCCGACGTGCTGGCGGCGAGCGCCTGA
- a CDS encoding aspartate-semialdehyde dehydrogenase → MSQQFNVAVLGASGAVGQAMIEILEERAFPVATLYPLASSRSAGDTVRFGGKNIEIKDVEEFDWSQVQIALFSAGAEVSAKWAPIAAEQGCIVIDNTSCFRYDEDIPLVIPEVNPDALADFRNRNIIANPNCSTIQMLVALKPLQDEVGIARINVATYQSVSGSGKEGVSELAGQTAHLLNGRPVEPTLYPQQIAFNLIPQIDSFTDNGYTREEMKMVWETQKILGDASIAVNPTCVRVPVFYGHAEAVHVELHQPLDAEQVKELLRNAPGVTLFEDDADYPTPVRDGTGKDEVLVGRVRQDISHPSGINMWIVADNVRKGAATNSVQIAELLVRDYL, encoded by the coding sequence GTGAGTCAACAATTCAACGTAGCTGTACTGGGCGCGAGCGGCGCCGTGGGTCAGGCCATGATCGAGATCCTGGAGGAGCGTGCCTTCCCGGTCGCCACCCTCTATCCCCTGGCCTCCAGCCGCAGCGCCGGTGACACTGTGCGCTTTGGCGGCAAGAACATCGAGATCAAGGATGTCGAGGAGTTTGACTGGAGCCAGGTGCAGATCGCCCTCTTCTCTGCCGGGGCCGAGGTCTCTGCCAAGTGGGCGCCGATTGCCGCCGAGCAGGGCTGCATCGTCATCGACAACACCTCCTGCTTCCGTTACGACGAAGACATCCCCCTGGTGATCCCGGAAGTGAACCCGGATGCCCTGGCGGATTTTCGCAATCGCAACATCATCGCCAACCCCAACTGCTCCACCATACAGATGCTGGTCGCCCTCAAGCCCCTGCAGGACGAGGTGGGCATAGCCCGCATCAACGTGGCGACCTACCAGTCCGTCTCCGGCTCCGGCAAGGAAGGGGTGAGCGAGCTGGCCGGCCAGACCGCCCATCTGCTCAACGGCCGTCCGGTGGAGCCGACCCTCTACCCGCAGCAGATCGCCTTCAACCTGATCCCGCAGATCGACAGCTTCACCGACAACGGTTACACCCGTGAAGAGATGAAGATGGTGTGGGAGACCCAGAAGATCCTGGGGGATGCCAGCATAGCCGTGAACCCCACCTGCGTGCGGGTGCCTGTCTTCTACGGTCACGCCGAGGCGGTTCACGTCGAGCTGCACCAGCCGCTGGACGCCGAGCAGGTCAAGGAGCTGCTGCGCAATGCCCCGGGTGTCACCCTGTTCGAAGACGATGCCGACTACCCGACCCCGGTGCGCGACGGCACCGGCAAGGACGAGGTGCTGGTTGGTCGGGTGCGCCAGGATATTTCTCATCCGAGCGGTATCAATATGTGGATCGTGGCCGATAACGTTCGTAAGGGCGCGGCGACCAACAGCGTGCAGATCGCCGAACTGCTGGTGCGCGACTACCTCTGA
- a CDS encoding TusE/DsrC/DsvC family sulfur relay protein has product MSEHPSEQHQLHFNGQLIETDAKGYLRHSEEWSEALALVLAEQEGIVLEEPHWEVVRFVRAFYLEFNTSPAIRALVKAMEKQYGPEKGNSRYLYKLFPEGPAKQATKIAGLPKPVKCI; this is encoded by the coding sequence ATGTCAGAGCACCCGTCCGAACAACATCAGCTGCATTTCAACGGCCAACTCATCGAGACCGATGCCAAGGGCTATCTGCGCCACAGCGAAGAGTGGAGCGAGGCGCTGGCGCTGGTGTTGGCCGAGCAGGAGGGCATAGTGCTGGAGGAGCCGCACTGGGAAGTGGTGCGCTTCGTGCGGGCCTTCTATCTGGAGTTCAACACCTCCCCCGCCATCCGCGCCCTGGTCAAGGCGATGGAGAAACAATACGGCCCCGAGAAGGGCAACAGCCGCTACCTCTACAAGCTGTTCCCCGAGGGACCTGCCAAGCAGGCCACCAAGATTGCCGGCCTGCCCAAACCGGTGAAGTGCATCTAA
- the accD gene encoding acetyl-CoA carboxylase, carboxyltransferase subunit beta, whose translation MSWLEKILPKSKITTPRRHNIPEGVWTKCTACEQVLYRAELERNLEVCPKCDHHMRISARARLESFLDEQGRTEVGAELEPQDILKFKDSKRYKDRLSAAQKETGEKDALVVMKGTLKGVPVVACSFEFSFIGGSMSSVVGARFVRAVEECIKEGRGLVCFSTSGGARMQEALFSLMQMAKTSAALDRLTKAGLPFISVLTDPTMGGVSASLAMLGDINVGEPKALIGFAGPRVIEQTVREKLPEGFQRSEFLLEKGAIDLIIDRREMRNRLAGLLAKLMNTQVIED comes from the coding sequence ATGAGCTGGCTTGAGAAGATCCTTCCCAAGAGCAAGATCACTACACCGCGTCGTCACAACATTCCGGAAGGGGTGTGGACCAAGTGTACCGCTTGCGAACAGGTGCTCTACCGGGCAGAACTGGAGCGCAATCTCGAAGTGTGCCCCAAGTGTGATCATCATATGCGGATCAGCGCCCGCGCCCGCCTCGAGAGCTTCCTCGACGAGCAGGGCCGCACCGAAGTCGGTGCCGAGCTGGAACCGCAGGACATCTTGAAATTCAAGGATTCCAAGCGCTACAAGGATCGTTTGTCTGCCGCTCAGAAAGAGACGGGAGAAAAAGATGCGCTGGTGGTGATGAAGGGGACCCTCAAGGGGGTGCCGGTCGTCGCCTGTTCATTCGAGTTCTCCTTCATCGGTGGCTCCATGTCCTCCGTGGTCGGCGCCCGCTTCGTGCGCGCCGTCGAGGAGTGCATCAAGGAAGGCCGCGGTCTGGTCTGCTTCTCCACCTCAGGTGGGGCGCGGATGCAGGAAGCGCTCTTCTCCCTGATGCAGATGGCCAAGACCAGTGCGGCGCTCGATCGCCTCACCAAGGCGGGCCTGCCCTTCATCTCTGTGCTGACCGACCCCACCATGGGGGGCGTCTCCGCCAGTCTGGCCATGTTGGGTGACATCAACGTGGGCGAGCCCAAGGCGCTGATCGGCTTCGCCGGTCCCCGCGTCATCGAGCAGACAGTGCGCGAGAAGCTGCCGGAAGGCTTCCAGCGCTCCGAGTTCCTGCTGGAGAAGGGCGCCATCGATCTCATCATCGACAGGCGCGAAATGCGCAACCGTCTGGCCGGCCTGCTGGCCAAGCTGATGAACACTCAGGTCATCGAAGACTGA
- a CDS encoding 4-phosphoerythronate dehydrogenase, whose protein sequence is MKIVVDENMPHACELFAEFGEVVPLPGRQIGAADLQDADVLLVRSVTRVDAGLLADCPRLGFVGTATIGTDHIDTALLAERGIPFFSAPGCNKYSVGDYVLSALLVLAERHELSLDQMSLAVIGAGNTGECVAGKAEALGMRVLRCDPPRARLEGAAGFVDYPTALLADIVSFHVPLTREGQDATFHLMGEREIVALPKGQFLINASRGEVWDNQALLARQLGDEPLRLVMDVWEGEPEPLAALVPHTEIATPHIAGYSLEGKARGTWMLYQALCQQLGHMSRQDLQSLLPAPEVRELTPGQPADQGLIKQLVHLIYDVRRDDARFRNRIGVPGSFDGQRKDYPERRELSSLQVSGPFACDRLARLGFAISQK, encoded by the coding sequence ATGAAGATCGTCGTTGATGAAAATATGCCCCATGCCTGCGAGCTGTTTGCCGAATTTGGCGAGGTCGTCCCCCTGCCTGGGCGGCAGATAGGGGCGGCGGATCTGCAGGATGCCGACGTGCTGCTGGTGCGCTCGGTGACCCGGGTCGATGCCGGGCTGCTCGCCGACTGCCCGCGGCTCGGCTTCGTCGGCACCGCCACCATAGGCACGGATCACATAGACACCGCCCTCCTGGCCGAGCGGGGCATACCCTTCTTCAGCGCCCCCGGCTGCAACAAATATTCGGTCGGTGACTATGTGCTCTCGGCCCTGCTGGTGCTGGCGGAGCGCCATGAGCTCAGCCTCGATCAGATGAGCCTCGCCGTCATCGGCGCCGGCAACACAGGGGAGTGCGTGGCGGGCAAGGCAGAGGCGCTCGGCATGCGGGTGCTGCGCTGCGATCCGCCGCGGGCACGCCTGGAAGGCGCTGCCGGCTTCGTCGACTACCCCACGGCACTCTTGGCCGACATCGTCAGCTTCCATGTGCCCCTGACCCGCGAGGGGCAGGATGCCACCTTCCACCTGATGGGGGAGCGGGAGATCGTGGCGCTGCCAAAGGGGCAGTTCCTTATCAACGCCTCCCGGGGGGAGGTGTGGGACAACCAGGCCCTGCTTGCCCGTCAGTTGGGTGACGAGCCATTGCGGCTGGTGATGGATGTGTGGGAAGGGGAGCCTGAGCCGCTCGCCGCCCTGGTGCCCCATACCGAGATTGCGACCCCGCACATCGCCGGCTACAGCCTGGAGGGCAAGGCCCGCGGCACCTGGATGCTTTATCAGGCGCTCTGCCAGCAGCTTGGCCACATGTCACGCCAGGATCTGCAATCCCTGCTGCCCGCCCCCGAGGTGCGCGAGCTGACGCCCGGTCAGCCCGCCGATCAGGGGCTGATCAAGCAGCTGGTCCACCTCATCTATGACGTGCGCCGGGACGATGCCCGCTTTCGCAACCGGATTGGGGTGCCCGGCAGCTTCGATGGGCAGCGCAAGGACTACCCGGAGCGGCGCGAGCTCTCCTCCTTGCAGGTCAGCGGCCCCTTCGCCTGCGACAGGCTGGCCCGGCTGGGCTTTGCCATCTCGCAAAAATAA
- a CDS encoding FimV/HubP family polar landmark protein has product MGHSRITLATLLALGLLGTAQADEAGREPFFVELKGPDGAAPPVVQPQAQPVAPAQPVPRAQPIVRQAPSASAGSYGPVRSTDTLWSLASKHRPSSRVTVYQTMVAIYDKNPKSFADGNINHILVGSRILLPSAAEAGRITDAEARRRFNSDNASWKGLSPKYLAEKQAHPVATKPAASAPVKAVAKAAPIPTAAPKVSAPQAATEVTAIAKAVEPAPVASAAASTAAPAPLPVSAATLVGKPSTEMALALEDANAQLGQVTEMNHRLKLRLQSLTEEVETLKAQLQDQTALQKEVAELKAKPVPPVVAPEPKQNWVMELLASPLNLAMIILLPVLLVLALVTLWLRARARRELEEQEKSLSESTSMVMGEESSEFDQLMTVGIADDEPMHPMPDLNGPGENGSQEGAKSPTDVIFSDDEMALSAFDVEPAVTTANRDPDLVPELDLAHEGDFGLPLAPELDLSGESEAKARASDEIMSEEELQAALFAELDADLEADLSQAQEQGRSQRDAALANFDLSDLETDFHEPATDTSARGDDAYGKDDIDDMLAELGLEPTKSAAPAWDPNELALADFEDAFTEVEPHQGDLKPREQAQANDYVEIDKLLAEANASSTEQEPYQGFSLDVGLDGFPEVLPESNGFDVDADDGGVGAKLDLARAYLEIDDKESARELLQEAAAQGSEHQRSEAEKLLKRLG; this is encoded by the coding sequence ATGGGACATTCCCGCATAACGCTGGCAACGCTACTCGCATTGGGTCTTCTGGGCACGGCTCAGGCCGATGAGGCGGGGCGAGAGCCTTTCTTTGTCGAGCTCAAGGGTCCGGACGGTGCCGCGCCTCCTGTCGTTCAACCTCAGGCCCAGCCCGTGGCACCGGCCCAGCCGGTTCCCAGGGCTCAGCCCATAGTGCGTCAGGCGCCCAGCGCGTCGGCTGGCAGCTATGGCCCTGTCCGTTCTACCGATACCCTCTGGAGCCTGGCGAGCAAACATCGCCCCTCCAGCCGGGTGACCGTCTACCAGACCATGGTGGCGATCTATGACAAGAATCCCAAGAGCTTTGCCGACGGCAACATCAACCACATCCTGGTGGGATCCCGCATTCTGCTGCCCAGCGCCGCCGAGGCGGGGCGCATCACGGACGCCGAGGCCCGTCGCCGCTTCAACAGCGACAACGCCAGCTGGAAAGGGCTGAGCCCCAAATACCTGGCCGAGAAGCAGGCCCATCCGGTGGCGACCAAGCCGGCGGCCAGCGCGCCGGTCAAGGCCGTGGCCAAGGCGGCCCCCATTCCGACGGCCGCTCCCAAGGTGAGCGCACCCCAGGCGGCCACCGAGGTGACGGCGATCGCCAAGGCGGTCGAACCGGCCCCGGTGGCGAGTGCCGCCGCGTCAACCGCTGCCCCGGCCCCCTTGCCGGTCAGTGCCGCAACCCTGGTGGGCAAGCCCTCCACCGAGATGGCGCTGGCGCTGGAAGATGCCAACGCCCAGCTCGGTCAGGTCACAGAGATGAACCACAGGCTCAAGTTGCGCTTGCAGTCCCTGACCGAAGAGGTGGAGACCCTCAAGGCCCAGTTGCAGGATCAGACCGCGCTGCAAAAAGAGGTGGCGGAACTCAAGGCCAAGCCGGTGCCGCCCGTGGTGGCCCCCGAACCCAAGCAGAACTGGGTGATGGAGCTGCTCGCCTCGCCGCTGAACCTCGCCATGATCATTTTGCTGCCTGTGCTGCTGGTGCTGGCGCTGGTGACGCTCTGGCTGCGGGCCCGCGCCCGCCGCGAGCTGGAAGAACAGGAGAAGAGCCTGTCGGAGTCCACCTCCATGGTGATGGGGGAGGAGAGCAGCGAGTTTGACCAGCTGATGACGGTCGGCATCGCCGATGACGAGCCCATGCACCCCATGCCGGATCTCAATGGGCCGGGTGAAAATGGCAGTCAGGAGGGGGCCAAGTCCCCGACTGACGTCATCTTCAGCGATGATGAGATGGCCCTGTCCGCCTTCGATGTGGAGCCTGCGGTGACGACGGCCAACCGGGATCCGGATCTGGTGCCCGAGCTCGATCTGGCCCACGAGGGAGACTTCGGTCTGCCGCTGGCCCCTGAGCTGGATCTCTCCGGCGAGTCCGAGGCCAAGGCCCGGGCCAGCGACGAGATCATGAGCGAGGAGGAGCTGCAAGCGGCCCTGTTCGCCGAGCTGGATGCCGATCTCGAGGCCGATCTCAGCCAGGCGCAGGAGCAGGGCAGAAGCCAGCGCGATGCGGCGCTCGCCAACTTCGATCTCAGCGATCTCGAGACCGACTTCCACGAGCCTGCCACCGACACCTCTGCCCGGGGCGACGACGCCTATGGCAAGGATGATATCGATGACATGCTGGCCGAACTCGGGCTGGAGCCCACCAAGTCGGCGGCGCCGGCCTGGGATCCCAACGAGCTGGCCCTGGCCGACTTCGAGGATGCCTTCACCGAGGTGGAGCCCCATCAGGGCGATCTGAAACCCCGTGAGCAGGCGCAGGCGAACGACTACGTTGAGATAGACAAACTCCTGGCCGAGGCCAACGCCAGCAGCACCGAGCAGGAGCCCTACCAGGGCTTCTCCCTGGACGTGGGGCTGGATGGCTTCCCCGAGGTGTTGCCGGAGTCTAACGGGTTCGATGTGGATGCCGACGACGGCGGGGTGGGGGCCAAGCTGGATCTGGCCAGGGCCTACCTCGAGATCGACGACAAGGAGAGTGCCCGCGAGCTGCTGCAGGAGGCGGCGGCCCAGGGCAGCGAGCACCAGCGCAGCGAAGCCGAGAAGCTGCTCAAGCGCCTGGGGTGA
- the dedD gene encoding cell division protein DedD has product MASKFQNRLVGTVILVALVVIFLPDLMDGNKLEQKEEAFAKIPLRPELEPAKPALQVSAASTLPADHLASQQQASAATQWQVEEIGDTVTLANQAGTNPAATNQAPVTQQQPVQAVTQPQPKAVPKPEVVAKKPVEQPKPKPVPPKPVEVKKPVESKPQVGQIKSMDDLIASKMTTQATTPAPAAAAPAQGSWILQLGAFKNADSVNALVGKLRAAGYSAQTAPRTPVQGQINRVFIGPDVSKAKLQGMQSRISQMTGLSGSVVAYNP; this is encoded by the coding sequence TTGGCTTCGAAGTTTCAAAACAGATTGGTGGGGACCGTCATCTTGGTCGCCCTGGTTGTCATTTTTCTGCCGGATCTGATGGACGGCAACAAGCTGGAGCAGAAGGAAGAGGCGTTTGCCAAGATCCCGCTGCGCCCTGAGCTGGAGCCCGCCAAGCCCGCCCTTCAGGTCTCGGCGGCGAGCACCCTGCCGGCCGATCACCTAGCGAGCCAGCAGCAGGCCTCTGCCGCCACCCAGTGGCAGGTAGAAGAGATTGGGGATACGGTGACCCTGGCCAATCAGGCTGGTACCAACCCGGCGGCGACCAACCAGGCGCCCGTCACCCAGCAGCAGCCGGTGCAGGCCGTGACGCAGCCGCAGCCCAAAGCCGTACCCAAGCCCGAGGTGGTGGCCAAGAAACCGGTGGAGCAACCCAAGCCCAAGCCGGTGCCCCCCAAGCCGGTCGAGGTGAAGAAGCCGGTGGAGAGCAAGCCGCAGGTGGGTCAGATCAAGTCCATGGATGATCTCATCGCGAGCAAGATGACGACCCAGGCGACTACCCCGGCACCCGCAGCGGCAGCCCCTGCCCAGGGCAGCTGGATCCTGCAGCTCGGCGCCTTCAAGAATGCTGACAGCGTCAATGCCCTGGTGGGCAAGCTGAGGGCGGCCGGCTACTCTGCCCAGACCGCGCCGAGAACCCCGGTGCAGGGGCAGATCAACCGGGTCTTTATCGGGCCGGATGTCTCCAAGGCCAAGCTGCAGGGCATGCAGAGCAGGATAAGCCAGATGACGGGGCTGAGCGGCTCAGTGGTGGCTTACAACCCCTGA